From a region of the Mobula hypostoma chromosome 6, sMobHyp1.1, whole genome shotgun sequence genome:
- the LOC134347902 gene encoding zinc finger protein 654-like isoform X1, giving the protein MAEEEELEGASLRKELEYIENELRMSLGLVAASNEYCLKFCRVTEWHAGKWQVPLPLLQVLKNAICCFTKARPLLAAECEHVQYVLSRLALSCFEVLLYCREDDSPKVFWEEFLKTIQECYVVLQKDLNAELDVLIRMSKNGGPWQNPVLMSILNQELVTQELVDEYLGSESPVFFEYRVKYLMKYKHIKEAMTLTKYCVNHPQTGKNKYFLHLFLTWLCRSFPEEIMLQEISRIDCQEALDVICRLDSEGQVELSWILCVAFLTQQLRNGDMYCTRELILVWSKLQLKLDASKQHFLEKCHHLLLTSRNVNHIFLFIRVIQNEVGAEGLQFCVELCARALRMDYQDEPNTKTLVCKTLSYLLPNDLDFCRACTITVFFSECTLETFHAVENLYSQPDQPYTEDTSSVPSFLRCELLLVLKNTWPFDPEFWDWRILKKNCLALMRGKVALIKARGRDLLVKFGNNVSVNSTTDIKTTEKPDRLLLSRGTSRADGHSAVMHRCVLCKKEFLGGHIMRHAQVHQQKGAFPCLICARKFRLRGQMLKHLKTHLRKIQKQELAAYKNTQSSSAANDTQETDPLTNGILDAKVSTTSESANADEQTCSKTFTEKEDIKIVDLPIEPHSSAGLDGALNENFKTQEDPNKDVAPDTAADNATGAQVVEEESASDVSAVPTKKKMKSSFLAKQNSIGHRHNGALCKQEQVEDKTMSKEKTENDTESDGFLNCPSHGCSKVFTKIHFLIKHARKFHSSDENVRDYLMEWYKGKCRYCQRKFIHSQHLIDHLKRHVYPKLFFCLQCGCSQRFKSASELLTHSKSHEVFQAQCSFGDCDKLFDRVDVLYEHEAQHYLSSKPIHITDCDGSKTEANKILSHQAKANEDASLENEQNVVEFPVPSWKSRKELLEPKTYLHSLSGKQSGNQNETGTLNDTPHASIELEQKLLTVESGNLNCINNEQIINGHDELKGNFNNSNADTLSSGNMPNDGIADLDKTGLSMDVSRSESTSAVLNNSISKEALREQATGVSQNSGCPSQQNKTPSGLQSSSNQEQNGSSSKNNSNSKGESESGGRQHKYYRPQPPSYLDERYISMPKRRKLATNINQSPTSHENAVNVINDRHICRKCFRIFNSIEALEGHSSQKNCRPLFVMESDSDEGD; this is encoded by the exons gggaagaatttttaaaaactattcag GAATGTTACGTTGTTTTACAGAAGGACTTGAATGCAGAACTTGATGTACTTATCAGGATGAgtaaaaatggagggccatggcaaaatccAGTTCTGATGTCCATCCTTAACCAAGAGTTAGTTACTCAGGAATTAG TAGATGAATATTTGGGATCAGAATCTCCAGTGTTCTTTGAATATAGAGTGAAATACTTGATGAAGTATAAGCATATCAAAGAAGCAATGACGCTGACCAAATACTGTGTGAATCACCCGCAAACTGGCAAAAACAAGTATTTTCTCCACTTATTTTTAACATGGTTATGCCGTTCATTCCCAGAAGAAATCATGTTGCAGGAG ATTTCTAGAATTGACTGCCAGGAAGCCCTTGATGTTATTTGCAGACTGGATTCAGAAGGGCAAGTGGAATTGTCATGGATATTGTGTGTGGCTTTTCTTACTCAGCAGCTAAGAAATGGAGATATGTATTGTACAAG GGAGTTGATATTAGTATGGAGTAAGCTGCAGCTGAAACTTGATGCATCCAAGCAACACTTTTTAGAGAAGTGTCATCACCTTCTATTAACATCCAGAAATGTCAACCATATCTTTCTCTTTATCAGGGTTATTCAGAATGAG GTTGGAGCTGAAGGTCTGCAATTCTGCGTTGAGCTCTGTGCACGTGCTCTACGGATGGATTATCAAGATGAACCAAATACAAAAACTTTAGTGTGTAAAACGCTGTCATATCTGCTGCCAAATGATTTGGATTTCTGTAGAGCATGCACTATTACAGTTTTTTTCTCTGAGTGTACATTAGAAACTTTTCATGCTGTTGAAAATCTATACAGTCAGCCAGATCAGCCATACACTGAAGATACCAGCTCAGTTCCAAGTTTCCTTCGTTGCGAGCTGCTGCTTGTTTTAAAGAACACCTGGCCTTTTGATCCAGAATTTTGGGACTGGCGGATTTTGAAGAAAAACTGTCTTGCTCTAATGCGTGGCAAAGTGGCCTTAATTAAAGCTCGTGGAAGAGATTTGCTTGTAAAGTTTGGAAACAACGTGTCAGTTAATAGCACCACAGATATCAAGACCACGGAGAAACCTGATAGGCTGCTGCTCAGCCGAGGCACGTCCCGGGCAGACGGCCACAGTGCCGTGATGCATCGTTGTGTGTTGTGTAAAAAAGAGTTCCTTGGTGGACACATTATGCGACATGCACAGGTTCATCAGCAAAAAGGtgcctttccttgtctcatttgTGCAAGGAAGTTCAGATTGAGGGGACAAATGCTGAAGCATTTAAAGACTCATCTGAGGAAGATTCAAAAACAAGAACTTGCTGCATACAAAAATACTCAATCTTCTAGTGCTGCCAATGACACGCAGGAAACCGATCCTCTCACAAATGGGATTCTTGATGCAAAAGTATCAACTACTTCAGAATCTGCAAATGCAGATGAACAGACTTGCTCTAAAACGTTTACAGAAAAAGAAGATATTAAAATTGTTGATCTTCCAATTGAGCCACACAGTTCAGCTGGTCTGGATGgagcactgaatgaaaatttcaaAACTCAGGAAGATCCTAACAAAGATGTTGCTCCTGATACAGCTGCTGATAATGCTACAGGTGCTCAGGTGGTAGAAGAAGAGTCTGCTTCAGATGTGTCTGCTGTTCCAACCAAAAAGAAAATGAAGAGCAGTTTTCTTGCCAAGCAAAATTCAATAGGTCACAGACATAATGGAGCTCTATGCAAACAAGAACAGGTAGAAGATAAAACTATGTCaaaagaaaaaacagaaaatgatacaGAAAGTGATGGTTTCCTTAATTGTCCAAGCCATGGCTGTTCAAAGGTATTTACTAAGATCCATTTTTTGATTAAGCATGCACGGAAATTTCACTCCTCCGATGAAAATGTACGAGATTACCTGATGGAGTGGTATAAAGGGAAGTGCCGTTATTGCCAAAGAAAATTTATTCACTCTCAACATTTAATTGACCATCTAAAAAGGCACGTGTATCCCAAACTATTCTTCTGTTTACAGTGTGGTTGTAGTCAGAGGTTTAAATCAGCTTCAGAGCTTTTAACCCATTCTAAAAGTCATGAAGTTTTTCAAGCACAGTGCAGCTTTGGTGACTGTGACAAGTTGTTCGATAGAGTTGATGTGCTTTATGAACATGAGGCACAGCATTACTTAAGTAGCAAACCTATTCACATCACAGATTGTGACGGCAGTAAAACTGAAGCAAACAAAATACTAAGCCATCAAGCAAAGGCAAATGAAGATGCGAGCTTGGAAAATGAACAGAACGTTGTGGAATTCCCAGTTCCATCGTGGAAGTCACGGAAAGAGTTATTAGAACCAAAGACTTATCTTCACAGTTTGTCTGGCAAGCAAAGTGGAAATCAAAATGAAACAGGCACACTTAATGATACTCCACATGCTTCCATTGAATTGGAACAAAAATTGTTGACTGTTGAATCAGGcaatttaaattgtattaataatGAACAAATTATAAACGGACATGATGAATTAAAAGGGAATTTCAATAATTCAAATGCAGATACACTTTCCTCAGGTAATATGCCAAATGATGGCATTGCTGATTTGGATAAGACCGGTCTTTCAATGGATGTTTCAAGATCAGAGTCTACATCAGCAGTGTTGAATAATAGCATTTCAAAAGAAGCTTTAAGGGAGCAAGCTACAGGAGTGTCACAAAACAGTGGCTGCCCGTCACAGCAAAACAAGACTCCTTCAGGTTTGCAGTCATCCTCCAATCAAGAACAGAACGGCAGTAGTAGTAAGAATAATAGCAACAGTAAGGGAGAATCTGAAAGTGGTGGCAGGCAGCACAAGTACTATAGGCCTCAGCCACCAAGCTACCTGGATGAAAGGTATATCAGTATGCCAAAACGAAGGAAGTTGGCTACTAATATAAACCAGTCTCCCACGTCACATGAGAATGCAGTTAATGTAATAAACGATCGACACATATGTCGGAAATGTTTCAGGATCTTCAACAGCATTGAAGCACTGGAAGGACACAGCTCCCAGAAGAATTGTAGACCACTCTTTGTTATGGAATCAGATAGTGATGAGG
- the LOC134347902 gene encoding zinc finger protein 654-like isoform X2 — protein sequence MAEEEELEGASLRKELEYIENELRMSLGLVAASNEYCLKFCRVTEWHAGKWQVPLPLLQVLKNAICCFTKARPLLAAECEHVQYVLSRLALSCFEVLLYCREDDSPKVFWEEFLKTIQECYVVLQKDLNAELDVLIRMSKNGGPWQNPVLMSILNQELVTQELDEYLGSESPVFFEYRVKYLMKYKHIKEAMTLTKYCVNHPQTGKNKYFLHLFLTWLCRSFPEEIMLQEISRIDCQEALDVICRLDSEGQVELSWILCVAFLTQQLRNGDMYCTRELILVWSKLQLKLDASKQHFLEKCHHLLLTSRNVNHIFLFIRVIQNEVGAEGLQFCVELCARALRMDYQDEPNTKTLVCKTLSYLLPNDLDFCRACTITVFFSECTLETFHAVENLYSQPDQPYTEDTSSVPSFLRCELLLVLKNTWPFDPEFWDWRILKKNCLALMRGKVALIKARGRDLLVKFGNNVSVNSTTDIKTTEKPDRLLLSRGTSRADGHSAVMHRCVLCKKEFLGGHIMRHAQVHQQKGAFPCLICARKFRLRGQMLKHLKTHLRKIQKQELAAYKNTQSSSAANDTQETDPLTNGILDAKVSTTSESANADEQTCSKTFTEKEDIKIVDLPIEPHSSAGLDGALNENFKTQEDPNKDVAPDTAADNATGAQVVEEESASDVSAVPTKKKMKSSFLAKQNSIGHRHNGALCKQEQVEDKTMSKEKTENDTESDGFLNCPSHGCSKVFTKIHFLIKHARKFHSSDENVRDYLMEWYKGKCRYCQRKFIHSQHLIDHLKRHVYPKLFFCLQCGCSQRFKSASELLTHSKSHEVFQAQCSFGDCDKLFDRVDVLYEHEAQHYLSSKPIHITDCDGSKTEANKILSHQAKANEDASLENEQNVVEFPVPSWKSRKELLEPKTYLHSLSGKQSGNQNETGTLNDTPHASIELEQKLLTVESGNLNCINNEQIINGHDELKGNFNNSNADTLSSGNMPNDGIADLDKTGLSMDVSRSESTSAVLNNSISKEALREQATGVSQNSGCPSQQNKTPSGLQSSSNQEQNGSSSKNNSNSKGESESGGRQHKYYRPQPPSYLDERYISMPKRRKLATNINQSPTSHENAVNVINDRHICRKCFRIFNSIEALEGHSSQKNCRPLFVMESDSDEGD from the exons gggaagaatttttaaaaactattcag GAATGTTACGTTGTTTTACAGAAGGACTTGAATGCAGAACTTGATGTACTTATCAGGATGAgtaaaaatggagggccatggcaaaatccAGTTCTGATGTCCATCCTTAACCAAGAGTTAGTTACTCAGGAATTAG ATGAATATTTGGGATCAGAATCTCCAGTGTTCTTTGAATATAGAGTGAAATACTTGATGAAGTATAAGCATATCAAAGAAGCAATGACGCTGACCAAATACTGTGTGAATCACCCGCAAACTGGCAAAAACAAGTATTTTCTCCACTTATTTTTAACATGGTTATGCCGTTCATTCCCAGAAGAAATCATGTTGCAGGAG ATTTCTAGAATTGACTGCCAGGAAGCCCTTGATGTTATTTGCAGACTGGATTCAGAAGGGCAAGTGGAATTGTCATGGATATTGTGTGTGGCTTTTCTTACTCAGCAGCTAAGAAATGGAGATATGTATTGTACAAG GGAGTTGATATTAGTATGGAGTAAGCTGCAGCTGAAACTTGATGCATCCAAGCAACACTTTTTAGAGAAGTGTCATCACCTTCTATTAACATCCAGAAATGTCAACCATATCTTTCTCTTTATCAGGGTTATTCAGAATGAG GTTGGAGCTGAAGGTCTGCAATTCTGCGTTGAGCTCTGTGCACGTGCTCTACGGATGGATTATCAAGATGAACCAAATACAAAAACTTTAGTGTGTAAAACGCTGTCATATCTGCTGCCAAATGATTTGGATTTCTGTAGAGCATGCACTATTACAGTTTTTTTCTCTGAGTGTACATTAGAAACTTTTCATGCTGTTGAAAATCTATACAGTCAGCCAGATCAGCCATACACTGAAGATACCAGCTCAGTTCCAAGTTTCCTTCGTTGCGAGCTGCTGCTTGTTTTAAAGAACACCTGGCCTTTTGATCCAGAATTTTGGGACTGGCGGATTTTGAAGAAAAACTGTCTTGCTCTAATGCGTGGCAAAGTGGCCTTAATTAAAGCTCGTGGAAGAGATTTGCTTGTAAAGTTTGGAAACAACGTGTCAGTTAATAGCACCACAGATATCAAGACCACGGAGAAACCTGATAGGCTGCTGCTCAGCCGAGGCACGTCCCGGGCAGACGGCCACAGTGCCGTGATGCATCGTTGTGTGTTGTGTAAAAAAGAGTTCCTTGGTGGACACATTATGCGACATGCACAGGTTCATCAGCAAAAAGGtgcctttccttgtctcatttgTGCAAGGAAGTTCAGATTGAGGGGACAAATGCTGAAGCATTTAAAGACTCATCTGAGGAAGATTCAAAAACAAGAACTTGCTGCATACAAAAATACTCAATCTTCTAGTGCTGCCAATGACACGCAGGAAACCGATCCTCTCACAAATGGGATTCTTGATGCAAAAGTATCAACTACTTCAGAATCTGCAAATGCAGATGAACAGACTTGCTCTAAAACGTTTACAGAAAAAGAAGATATTAAAATTGTTGATCTTCCAATTGAGCCACACAGTTCAGCTGGTCTGGATGgagcactgaatgaaaatttcaaAACTCAGGAAGATCCTAACAAAGATGTTGCTCCTGATACAGCTGCTGATAATGCTACAGGTGCTCAGGTGGTAGAAGAAGAGTCTGCTTCAGATGTGTCTGCTGTTCCAACCAAAAAGAAAATGAAGAGCAGTTTTCTTGCCAAGCAAAATTCAATAGGTCACAGACATAATGGAGCTCTATGCAAACAAGAACAGGTAGAAGATAAAACTATGTCaaaagaaaaaacagaaaatgatacaGAAAGTGATGGTTTCCTTAATTGTCCAAGCCATGGCTGTTCAAAGGTATTTACTAAGATCCATTTTTTGATTAAGCATGCACGGAAATTTCACTCCTCCGATGAAAATGTACGAGATTACCTGATGGAGTGGTATAAAGGGAAGTGCCGTTATTGCCAAAGAAAATTTATTCACTCTCAACATTTAATTGACCATCTAAAAAGGCACGTGTATCCCAAACTATTCTTCTGTTTACAGTGTGGTTGTAGTCAGAGGTTTAAATCAGCTTCAGAGCTTTTAACCCATTCTAAAAGTCATGAAGTTTTTCAAGCACAGTGCAGCTTTGGTGACTGTGACAAGTTGTTCGATAGAGTTGATGTGCTTTATGAACATGAGGCACAGCATTACTTAAGTAGCAAACCTATTCACATCACAGATTGTGACGGCAGTAAAACTGAAGCAAACAAAATACTAAGCCATCAAGCAAAGGCAAATGAAGATGCGAGCTTGGAAAATGAACAGAACGTTGTGGAATTCCCAGTTCCATCGTGGAAGTCACGGAAAGAGTTATTAGAACCAAAGACTTATCTTCACAGTTTGTCTGGCAAGCAAAGTGGAAATCAAAATGAAACAGGCACACTTAATGATACTCCACATGCTTCCATTGAATTGGAACAAAAATTGTTGACTGTTGAATCAGGcaatttaaattgtattaataatGAACAAATTATAAACGGACATGATGAATTAAAAGGGAATTTCAATAATTCAAATGCAGATACACTTTCCTCAGGTAATATGCCAAATGATGGCATTGCTGATTTGGATAAGACCGGTCTTTCAATGGATGTTTCAAGATCAGAGTCTACATCAGCAGTGTTGAATAATAGCATTTCAAAAGAAGCTTTAAGGGAGCAAGCTACAGGAGTGTCACAAAACAGTGGCTGCCCGTCACAGCAAAACAAGACTCCTTCAGGTTTGCAGTCATCCTCCAATCAAGAACAGAACGGCAGTAGTAGTAAGAATAATAGCAACAGTAAGGGAGAATCTGAAAGTGGTGGCAGGCAGCACAAGTACTATAGGCCTCAGCCACCAAGCTACCTGGATGAAAGGTATATCAGTATGCCAAAACGAAGGAAGTTGGCTACTAATATAAACCAGTCTCCCACGTCACATGAGAATGCAGTTAATGTAATAAACGATCGACACATATGTCGGAAATGTTTCAGGATCTTCAACAGCATTGAAGCACTGGAAGGACACAGCTCCCAGAAGAATTGTAGACCACTCTTTGTTATGGAATCAGATAGTGATGAGG